One segment of Kryptolebias marmoratus isolate JLee-2015 linkage group LG23, ASM164957v2, whole genome shotgun sequence DNA contains the following:
- the LOC108242198 gene encoding microtubule-associated protein 2 isoform X2, which produces MADGRQPDERWASNGQENGENGYSAYSSAYRENGYHGGAAAHPGSTVDDSDNLPPSPPPSPSAEQIGPVAPEAKVEVVSQQQPEEEEEAPEEEGAFHLEQTDCLREPHKVQTPEAVNGGSHQARPEETEASRESERKEDGSHETLPCERAKTEEVALDEPLLPSVKEKDLAEASSFKQADEEAAESSKTLESTVKEREEILQTEDKSSLQTEENVEMILPKEPEAPMDESKEKTELVQETGKDDQEDGIQKVDPSQETVQSKATFDMSEEQCSGSKTYFETSSKSQEEGLSQSYYELSLTAETKLSEEHECVVEKVEQEEKKVKTNPSKMTLEQRSLSLNITGGSSSGQTGKADKSRTFSESLYPISGSFDESELSPSSPFVESDIPKFPPTVSISPTSTTSNEDIPTKPEAPSDEHSSSFEQSENLSEMLDLAGALPRPSLERREVDYMRRKSVPANVSALAGRSFDMFAVADQTSKVVVGERQLEELGYCVFSECSAPMPSPADPPSPGHSLHQCFPSLEGEVEGDLGVSEGNGIQKPTQQRDQKETATEVSQKTVLDKKDSPVKTSLILERAVTSGIKPDRLRIPMTTSKDRLTEFRLETGLPGDLKIQAIPEVDIEKDPSREASPIPPDNSFTFNPTETGSKVPLTPITPKSPPEVSPTEVSPTEVSPTEVYPTEVSPSKVHPETQVSGWREMKEDLTEKTSDSKPEKLELDKEMTKPDLEVLKEQDAQQDVSNTGEPSTSSEVLGYSVEEKDCKIQSEHSKPARLEEMETQETSNIDQNVGTEKDKKVQSQELTLTKDFPRPQLCSPIIIIPQAQVDEEVEEDDDIEMAEEPQEVMEEPGEPLHHQTAKAGESLTKEVGSEEPKKDQVRLMVGDQMLEDDPVSGAEEWSHSALNSDEGEPATDSSHLSPCSDHDLPPQSEDGAEAGDMEVDQGEEVGEDVKEDHTKGKEVDSGEVDEGKGKEKETMEERDATKGEETEISVETSQAANDETTMDVSILDTDSGWMDSQDQDRSIMTEQIEALPLTKTSSRTPAAVDRPAKQGPAKGRGRPGPADCKVSRKTPTHHPPTEEKMKRKVGVRRADQSKVSALQSRSPSRKSGAKVVARHPRPAPLHGSVRRKAPGVEHHHPLSVAQQSRERPTERAYRSPEKRSSLPRPAKSLTRHIPAAEQEDNSTPSRPTSIRTDSRGDSRSGRTPSMAGTDSTRSRSVRSGASTPGSAVTPGTPPSYSCRTPGSRTPGSHTPKSFSVLQEKKVAVIRTPPKSPSSVQRQLKVINQPLPDLKNVKSKVGSTSNLKHQPKGGQVMIPSVKLDFSHVQSKCGSLDKVHYTAGGGNVQIQTKKIDLSHVTAKCGSMSNIHHRPGGGNIRIENVKLDFKDKALPKVGSLDNTGHTPGGGNVMIESHKLSFRESAKARVDHGAEIIITHSPGIETGGTSPRLSSAGSINMADSPHLSTLAQDVTAALAKQGL; this is translated from the exons ATGGCAGACGGCAGGCAGCCAGACGAGCGCTGGGCCTCCAACGGCCAGGAGAACGGAGAGAACGGCTACTCCGCCTACAGCTCCGCCTACAGGGAGAACGGCTACCACGGCGGGGCGGCTGCACACCCTGGATCGACAG TGGACGACTCGGACAATTtgcctccctcccctcccccctctccgTCCGCTGAGCAGATTGGGCCCGTGGCACCAG AAGCTAAAGTAGAGGTTGTGAGTCAGCAAcagcctgaggaggaggaggaggctccAGAGGAGGAAGGAGCCTTTCACTTAGAGCAGACAGATTGTTTAAGAGAGCCCCACAAAGTCCAGACACCTGAGGCCGTCAATGGAGGAAGTCATCAAG CTCGGCCAGAGGAGACTGAGGCGTCCCGTGAGTCAGAGAGGAAAGAAGACGGAAGTCACGAGACGCTGCCGTGTGAGAGAGCAAAAACCGAAGAGGTTGCCTTGGATGAACCCCTCCTTCCCTCTGTGAAAGAGAAGGATCTCGCTGAAGCCTCTTCATTTAAACAAGCCGACGAAGAAGCTGCTGAAAGCTCCAAGACTTTGGAGTCTACAGTAAAGGAACGTGAAGagattttacagacagaagacAAATCAAGTCTTCAGACTGAAGAAAATGTGGAAATGATCTTACCAAAAGAACCAGAAGCCCCTATGgatgaaagcaaagaaaaaacagagctAGTTCAAGAAACGGGTAAAGATGACCAAGAGGATGGCATTCAGAAAGTTGATCCAAGTCAAGAAACGGTGCAATCGAAAGCTACATTTGATATGTCAGAAGAGCAATGCTCCGGATCCAAAACTTACTTTGAGACAAGCTCAAAAAGCCAAGAAGAGGGGTTGTCACAGAGCTATTATGAGCTCAGTTTAACAGCAGAGACAAAGTTAAGTGAAGAACACGAATGTGTTGTGGAAAAAGTTgaacaagaagagaaaaaagtcaAGACAAATCCTAGTAAGATGACTTTAGAGCAAAGGAGTTTGTCCTTGAACATTACTGGTGGGTCTTCATCAGGACAGACGGGGAAGGCGGACAAGTCgagaacattttcagaaagctTGTATCCAATCAGCGGGAGCTTTGATGAATCAGAGCTTTCTCCCTCAAGTCCATTTGTGGAGAGTGACATACCCAAGTTTCCCCCCACGGTTTCTATAAGTCCAACATCTACTACGTCAAATGAAGACATCCCAACAAAACCGGAAGCACCTTCCGATGAGCACAGCTCTAGTTTTGAACAGTCAGAAAACCTTTCTGAGATGTTGGACCTGGCAGGGGCCCTACCCCGCCCATCACTAGAGAGGAGGGAGGTTGACTACATGAGGCGAAAGTCAGTCCCTGCCAATGTATCAGCACTTGCCGGGCGTTCATTCGACATGTTTGCCGTGGCAGATCAAACATCGAAAGTGGTGGTAGGGGAACGTCAGCTGGAGGAACTTGGCTACTGTGTGTTCAGTGAGTGTTCAGCACCGATGCCTTCTCCTGCTGATCCACCCAGTCCCGGGCACTCTCTGCACCAGTGTTTCCCCTCTTTGGAGGGTGAAGTAGAGGGCGATCTTGGAGTCTCGGAAGGTAATGGTATTCAAAAACCAACACAGCAAAGAGATCAGAAAGAAACTGCCACAGAGGTTTCTCAAAAGACAGTGTTGGACAAGAAAGATTCACCTGTAAAGACTAGCCTGATTCTCGAAAGAGCTGTGACGAGTGGGATAAAACCAGATCGCCTACGAATCCCAATGACGACTTCGAAAGACAGACTCACTGAGTTTCGTCTGGAGACAGGTCTGCCTGGGGACCTAAAGATCCAAGCGATTCCTGAGGTCGACATTGAAAAAGACCCCTCAAGAGAAGCTTCTCCCATCCCCCCCGACAACTCCTTTACTTTCAATccaacagaaactggaagcaAAGTGCCTCTCACTCCCATCACCCCGAAGTCCCCACCCGAAGTTTCCCCAACCGAAGTTTCCCCAACCGAAGTTTCCCCAACCGAAGTTTACCCAACTGAAGTTTCCCCATCCAAAGTTCATCCAGAAACTCAAGTCTCTGGATGGAGGGAAATGAAAGAAGACTTAACAGAGAAGACTTCTGATTCTAAGCCAGAGAAACTGGAGCTGGACAAAGAGATGACTAAACCCGATCTCGAAGTTCTGAAAGAACAAGACGCTCAACAAGATGTGAGCAACACAGGCGAGCCTTCGACGTCATCAGAAGTGTTAGGTTACAGCGTGGAGGAAAAAGATTGTAAGATTCAAAGCGAGCATTCGAAGCCTGCAAGATTAGAAGAAATGGAAACACAAGAGACATCAAACATTGATCAGAATGTAGGcacagagaaagacaaaaaagtccAGTCACAAGAACTGACTCTGACGAAAGACTTTCCAAGGCCGCAACTATGTTCTCCTATCATTATAATACCCCAAGCACAAGTAGATGAAGAGGTGGAGGAAGACGATGACATTGAGATGGCTGAAGAACCTCAAGAGGTAATGGAAGAACCCGGGGAGCCTCTGCACCACCAGACAGCTAAAGCAGGAGAGAGTCTAACTAAAGAAGTTGGATCTGAGGAGCCTAAAAAGGACCAGGTGAGGCTGATGGTAGGTGATCAGATGCTGGAGGACGATCCCGTGTCCGGAGCAGAAGAATGGAGTCACAGTGCCCTGAACAGCGACGAAGGGGAGCCGGCGACGGACAGTTCGCACTTGTCTCCATGTTCTGACCATGACCTGCCGCCGCAGTCCGAGGACGGAGCTGAAGCTGGAGACATGGAAGTGGACCAAGGAGAAGAGGTGGGTGAAGATGTCAAGGAAGACCACACTAAAGGGAAGGAAGTGGATTCTGGTGAAGTAGACGAGGGGAAGGGGAAGGAGAAGGAAACAATGGAAGAACGGGATGCAACGAAAGGAGAAGAAACTGAGATTAGCGTGGAGACGAGTCAGGCTGCTAACGATGAAACCACTATGGACGTGTCCATCCTCGATACAGACAGTGGCTGGATGGACTCACAAG ATCAGGATAGAAGTATCATGACTGAGCAGATCGAAGCCCTTCCTCTGACCAAGACTTCCAGCAGGACCCCCGCGGCGGTGGACCGACCCGCCAAACAGGGCCCCGCTAAAGGGCGGGGCCGTCCTGGCCCTGCTGATTGTAAAGTGTCACGCAAAACACCGACCCACCACCCCCCGACAGAGGAGAAGATGAAGAGAAAAG TAGGCGTGAGGAGGGCTGACCAGAGTAAGGTGTCAGCCCTCCAAAGTCGCTCTCCATCTCGAAAAAGTGGAGCCAAAGTGGTGGCCAGACACCCTAGGCCCGCCCCGCTTCACGGCTCTGTTAGACGCAAGGCCCCAG GTGTGGAGCACCACCACCCCCTCAGTGTGGCGCAGCAGTCCAGAGAGAGGCCAACT GAGCGAGCGTACCGCAGCCCCGAGAAGAGGTCCTCCCTCCCCAGGCCGGCCAAGTCTCTGACCCGCCACATCCCTGCTGCTGAGCAAGAAGACAACAGCACCCCCTCCAGGCCAACCT CGATCCGAACTGACTCCAGAGGGGACAGCAGGTCTGGAAGGACCCCTAGTATGGCAG GCACAGACTCGACCCGCTCCCGGTCGGTCCGCAGCGGCGCCTCCACCCCGGGCTCGGCCGTGACGCCCGGCACGCCCCCCAGCTACTCCTGCCGCACCCCGGGCTCGCGCACCCCCGGCAGCCACACGCCCAAGTCCTTCAGCGTCCTGCAGGAGAAGAAGGTGGCGGTGATCCGGACCCCGCCCAAGTCGCCGTCCTCCGTCCAGCGGCAGCTGAAGGTCATCAACCAGCCGCTGCCCGACCTGAAGAACGTGAAGTCCAAGGTCGGGTCCACGTCCAACCTCAAGCACCAGCCGAAAGGAGGACAG GTCATGATCCCAAGCGTTAAGCTGGACTTCAGCCACGTTCAGTCGAAATGTGGCTCCCTGGATAAAGTCCACTACACGGCAGGCGGGGGAAAC GTTCAAATCCAGACCAAGAAGATCGACTTGAGTCACGTCACCGCCAAGTGTGGCTCCATGTCCAACATTCACCACAGACCAG
- the LOC108242198 gene encoding microtubule-associated protein 2 isoform X1, with protein sequence MADGRQPDERWASNGQENGENGYSAYSSAYRENGYHGGAAAHPGSTVDDSDNLPPSPPPSPSAEQIGPVAPEAKVEVVSQQQPEEEEEAPEEEGAFHLEQTDCLREPHKVQTPEAVNGGSHQARPEETEASRESERKEDGSHETLPCERAKTEEVALDEPLLPSVKEKDLAEASSFKQADEEAAESSKTLESTVKEREEILQTEDKSSLQTEENVEMILPKEPEAPMDESKEKTELVQETGKDDQEDGIQKVDPSQETVQSKATFDMSEEQCSGSKTYFETSSKSQEEGLSQSYYELSLTAETKLSEEHECVVEKVEQEEKKVKTNPSKMTLEQRSLSLNITGGSSSGQTGKADKSRTFSESLYPISGSFDESELSPSSPFVESDIPKFPPTVSISPTSTTSNEDIPTKPEAPSDEHSSSFEQSENLSEMLDLAGALPRPSLERREVDYMRRKSVPANVSALAGRSFDMFAVADQTSKVVVGERQLEELGYCVFSECSAPMPSPADPPSPGHSLHQCFPSLEGEVEGDLGVSEGNGIQKPTQQRDQKETATEVSQKTVLDKKDSPVKTSLILERAVTSGIKPDRLRIPMTTSKDRLTEFRLETGLPGDLKIQAIPEVDIEKDPSREASPIPPDNSFTFNPTETGSKVPLTPITPKSPPEVSPTEVSPTEVSPTEVYPTEVSPSKVHPETQVSGWREMKEDLTEKTSDSKPEKLELDKEMTKPDLEVLKEQDAQQDVSNTGEPSTSSEVLGYSVEEKDCKIQSEHSKPARLEEMETQETSNIDQNVGTEKDKKVQSQELTLTKDFPRPQLCSPIIIIPQAQVDEEVEEDDDIEMAEEPQEVMEEPGEPLHHQTAKAGESLTKEVGSEEPKKDQVRLMVGDQMLEDDPVSGAEEWSHSALNSDEGEPATDSSHLSPCSDHDLPPQSEDGAEAGDMEVDQGEEVGEDVKEDHTKGKEVDSGEVDEGKGKEKETMEERDATKGEETEISVETSQAANDETTMDVSILDTDSGWMDSQDQDRSIMTEQIEALPLTKTSSRTPAAVDRPAKQGPAKGRGRPGPADCKVSRKTPTHHPPTEEKMKRKGSYLGVRRADQSKVSALQSRSPSRKSGAKVVARHPRPAPLHGSVRRKAPGVEHHHPLSVAQQSRERPTSRQRKHSPTRAVLLKMAAQRGGASPRPGSACVLKRSPLVEAELCEARPSSACSRLPPPPIGAAGKERAYRSPEKRSSLPRPAKSLTRHIPAAEQEDNSTPSRPTSIRTDSRGDSRSGRTPSMAGTDSTRSRSVRSGASTPGSAVTPGTPPSYSCRTPGSRTPGSHTPKSFSVLQEKKVAVIRTPPKSPSSVQRQLKVINQPLPDLKNVKSKVGSTSNLKHQPKGGQVQILSEKLDFSHVESKCGSKDNLKHTPKGGNVMIPSVKLDFSHVQSKCGSLDKVHYTAGGGNVQIQTKKIDLSHVTAKCGSMSNIHHRPGGGNIRIENVKLDFKDKALPKVGSLDNTGHTPGGGNVMIESHKLSFRESAKARVDHGAEIIITHSPGIETGGTSPRLSSAGSINMADSPHLSTLAQDVTAALAKQGL encoded by the exons ATGGCAGACGGCAGGCAGCCAGACGAGCGCTGGGCCTCCAACGGCCAGGAGAACGGAGAGAACGGCTACTCCGCCTACAGCTCCGCCTACAGGGAGAACGGCTACCACGGCGGGGCGGCTGCACACCCTGGATCGACAG TGGACGACTCGGACAATTtgcctccctcccctcccccctctccgTCCGCTGAGCAGATTGGGCCCGTGGCACCAG AAGCTAAAGTAGAGGTTGTGAGTCAGCAAcagcctgaggaggaggaggaggctccAGAGGAGGAAGGAGCCTTTCACTTAGAGCAGACAGATTGTTTAAGAGAGCCCCACAAAGTCCAGACACCTGAGGCCGTCAATGGAGGAAGTCATCAAG CTCGGCCAGAGGAGACTGAGGCGTCCCGTGAGTCAGAGAGGAAAGAAGACGGAAGTCACGAGACGCTGCCGTGTGAGAGAGCAAAAACCGAAGAGGTTGCCTTGGATGAACCCCTCCTTCCCTCTGTGAAAGAGAAGGATCTCGCTGAAGCCTCTTCATTTAAACAAGCCGACGAAGAAGCTGCTGAAAGCTCCAAGACTTTGGAGTCTACAGTAAAGGAACGTGAAGagattttacagacagaagacAAATCAAGTCTTCAGACTGAAGAAAATGTGGAAATGATCTTACCAAAAGAACCAGAAGCCCCTATGgatgaaagcaaagaaaaaacagagctAGTTCAAGAAACGGGTAAAGATGACCAAGAGGATGGCATTCAGAAAGTTGATCCAAGTCAAGAAACGGTGCAATCGAAAGCTACATTTGATATGTCAGAAGAGCAATGCTCCGGATCCAAAACTTACTTTGAGACAAGCTCAAAAAGCCAAGAAGAGGGGTTGTCACAGAGCTATTATGAGCTCAGTTTAACAGCAGAGACAAAGTTAAGTGAAGAACACGAATGTGTTGTGGAAAAAGTTgaacaagaagagaaaaaagtcaAGACAAATCCTAGTAAGATGACTTTAGAGCAAAGGAGTTTGTCCTTGAACATTACTGGTGGGTCTTCATCAGGACAGACGGGGAAGGCGGACAAGTCgagaacattttcagaaagctTGTATCCAATCAGCGGGAGCTTTGATGAATCAGAGCTTTCTCCCTCAAGTCCATTTGTGGAGAGTGACATACCCAAGTTTCCCCCCACGGTTTCTATAAGTCCAACATCTACTACGTCAAATGAAGACATCCCAACAAAACCGGAAGCACCTTCCGATGAGCACAGCTCTAGTTTTGAACAGTCAGAAAACCTTTCTGAGATGTTGGACCTGGCAGGGGCCCTACCCCGCCCATCACTAGAGAGGAGGGAGGTTGACTACATGAGGCGAAAGTCAGTCCCTGCCAATGTATCAGCACTTGCCGGGCGTTCATTCGACATGTTTGCCGTGGCAGATCAAACATCGAAAGTGGTGGTAGGGGAACGTCAGCTGGAGGAACTTGGCTACTGTGTGTTCAGTGAGTGTTCAGCACCGATGCCTTCTCCTGCTGATCCACCCAGTCCCGGGCACTCTCTGCACCAGTGTTTCCCCTCTTTGGAGGGTGAAGTAGAGGGCGATCTTGGAGTCTCGGAAGGTAATGGTATTCAAAAACCAACACAGCAAAGAGATCAGAAAGAAACTGCCACAGAGGTTTCTCAAAAGACAGTGTTGGACAAGAAAGATTCACCTGTAAAGACTAGCCTGATTCTCGAAAGAGCTGTGACGAGTGGGATAAAACCAGATCGCCTACGAATCCCAATGACGACTTCGAAAGACAGACTCACTGAGTTTCGTCTGGAGACAGGTCTGCCTGGGGACCTAAAGATCCAAGCGATTCCTGAGGTCGACATTGAAAAAGACCCCTCAAGAGAAGCTTCTCCCATCCCCCCCGACAACTCCTTTACTTTCAATccaacagaaactggaagcaAAGTGCCTCTCACTCCCATCACCCCGAAGTCCCCACCCGAAGTTTCCCCAACCGAAGTTTCCCCAACCGAAGTTTCCCCAACCGAAGTTTACCCAACTGAAGTTTCCCCATCCAAAGTTCATCCAGAAACTCAAGTCTCTGGATGGAGGGAAATGAAAGAAGACTTAACAGAGAAGACTTCTGATTCTAAGCCAGAGAAACTGGAGCTGGACAAAGAGATGACTAAACCCGATCTCGAAGTTCTGAAAGAACAAGACGCTCAACAAGATGTGAGCAACACAGGCGAGCCTTCGACGTCATCAGAAGTGTTAGGTTACAGCGTGGAGGAAAAAGATTGTAAGATTCAAAGCGAGCATTCGAAGCCTGCAAGATTAGAAGAAATGGAAACACAAGAGACATCAAACATTGATCAGAATGTAGGcacagagaaagacaaaaaagtccAGTCACAAGAACTGACTCTGACGAAAGACTTTCCAAGGCCGCAACTATGTTCTCCTATCATTATAATACCCCAAGCACAAGTAGATGAAGAGGTGGAGGAAGACGATGACATTGAGATGGCTGAAGAACCTCAAGAGGTAATGGAAGAACCCGGGGAGCCTCTGCACCACCAGACAGCTAAAGCAGGAGAGAGTCTAACTAAAGAAGTTGGATCTGAGGAGCCTAAAAAGGACCAGGTGAGGCTGATGGTAGGTGATCAGATGCTGGAGGACGATCCCGTGTCCGGAGCAGAAGAATGGAGTCACAGTGCCCTGAACAGCGACGAAGGGGAGCCGGCGACGGACAGTTCGCACTTGTCTCCATGTTCTGACCATGACCTGCCGCCGCAGTCCGAGGACGGAGCTGAAGCTGGAGACATGGAAGTGGACCAAGGAGAAGAGGTGGGTGAAGATGTCAAGGAAGACCACACTAAAGGGAAGGAAGTGGATTCTGGTGAAGTAGACGAGGGGAAGGGGAAGGAGAAGGAAACAATGGAAGAACGGGATGCAACGAAAGGAGAAGAAACTGAGATTAGCGTGGAGACGAGTCAGGCTGCTAACGATGAAACCACTATGGACGTGTCCATCCTCGATACAGACAGTGGCTGGATGGACTCACAAG ATCAGGATAGAAGTATCATGACTGAGCAGATCGAAGCCCTTCCTCTGACCAAGACTTCCAGCAGGACCCCCGCGGCGGTGGACCGACCCGCCAAACAGGGCCCCGCTAAAGGGCGGGGCCGTCCTGGCCCTGCTGATTGTAAAGTGTCACGCAAAACACCGACCCACCACCCCCCGACAGAGGAGAAGATGAAGAGAAAAGGTTCCTATT TAGGCGTGAGGAGGGCTGACCAGAGTAAGGTGTCAGCCCTCCAAAGTCGCTCTCCATCTCGAAAAAGTGGAGCCAAAGTGGTGGCCAGACACCCTAGGCCCGCCCCGCTTCACGGCTCTGTTAGACGCAAGGCCCCAG GTGTGGAGCACCACCACCCCCTCAGTGTGGCGCAGCAGTCCAGAGAGAGGCCAACT tCCCGACAGAGGAAACAC AGCCCCACGAGGGCCGTTCTGTTAAAGATGGCGGCGCAGCGCGGCGGGGCGTCCCCCCGCCCCGGCTCCGCCTGCGTACTTAAACGGAGCCCCCTCGTGGAGGCGGAGCTCTGCGAGGCCCGCCCCTCCTCCGCATGTTCCCGACTGCCCCCTCCGCCGATCGGCGCGGCAGGGAAG GAGCGAGCGTACCGCAGCCCCGAGAAGAGGTCCTCCCTCCCCAGGCCGGCCAAGTCTCTGACCCGCCACATCCCTGCTGCTGAGCAAGAAGACAACAGCACCCCCTCCAGGCCAACCT CGATCCGAACTGACTCCAGAGGGGACAGCAGGTCTGGAAGGACCCCTAGTATGGCAG GCACAGACTCGACCCGCTCCCGGTCGGTCCGCAGCGGCGCCTCCACCCCGGGCTCGGCCGTGACGCCCGGCACGCCCCCCAGCTACTCCTGCCGCACCCCGGGCTCGCGCACCCCCGGCAGCCACACGCCCAAGTCCTTCAGCGTCCTGCAGGAGAAGAAGGTGGCGGTGATCCGGACCCCGCCCAAGTCGCCGTCCTCCGTCCAGCGGCAGCTGAAGGTCATCAACCAGCCGCTGCCCGACCTGAAGAACGTGAAGTCCAAGGTCGGGTCCACGTCCAACCTCAAGCACCAGCCGAAAGGAGGACAG GTTCAGATTTTAAGTGAGAAGCTGGACTTCAGTCATGTTGAGTCAAAGTGCGGCTCCAAGGATAATCTGAAGCACACGCCCAAAGGAGGCAAT GTCATGATCCCAAGCGTTAAGCTGGACTTCAGCCACGTTCAGTCGAAATGTGGCTCCCTGGATAAAGTCCACTACACGGCAGGCGGGGGAAAC GTTCAAATCCAGACCAAGAAGATCGACTTGAGTCACGTCACCGCCAAGTGTGGCTCCATGTCCAACATTCACCACAGACCAG